From Chryseobacterium joostei, the proteins below share one genomic window:
- the uvrA gene encoding excinuclease ABC subunit UvrA, whose product MANITEIDIKKQIYVKNAHLNNLKHIDVLIPKNKLIVITGVSGSGKSSLAFDTIYAEGQRRYVESLSSYARQFLGKLEKPKVDDIKGLAPSIAIQQKVISSNPRSTVGTSTEIYDYMKLLFARIGKTFSPVSGEEVKKDSVSDVVDFIKASKKDTSFLLTAPLEYDADNFKETLNILKLAGFTRLEINGNLAGIEDLESFAFTPEKGMTINLVIDRFAYEEDESFLQRLADSIQMAFYEGRGHCSLKNTDTEKVKEFSNKFELDGMEFLEPNVHFFSFNNPYGACPACEGYGKVIGIDEDLVVPNKTLSVYEDAVVSWRGETMSEWKKDFIKKAGDFPIHKPYHQLTKEQKNFLWKGDGKSNFPCINNFFKMLEENLYKIQYRVMLSRYRGKTLCPTCEGLRLREETSWVKVDGHNIQSMIELPLDELAPLINTLQLSDHDKEVAKRLLYEITTRLEFLLKVGLGYLTLNRTSNTLSGGESQRINLATSLGSSLVGSIYILDEPSIGLHSKDTENLIGVLKNLRDLGNTVIVVEHDEDVMRAADYIIDIGPEAGYLGGELVFAGDYKDLKKAHTLTSDYLTGRLEIEVPKKRRKGKEWIYIKGARQNNLKNIDVDVPLESLVVISGVSGSGKSTLMREILTNDIQIQLGMGGKKGDYDSVEFPKKLIKNIELIDQNPIGKSSRSNPVTYLKAYDDIRDLFAKQKISKMMGYKPKHFSFNVDGGRCDECKGEGVINVSMQFMADIELECEVCKGTRFKNEILEVKFDEKSISDILHMTVDEALEFFKDNNEEKIVTKLRPLQEVGLGYLQLGQSSSTLSGGEAQRVKLASFLVKGVTTDKTLFIFDEPSTGLHFHDIQKLLKSLQALIDLGHSVIVIEHQPDIIKCADYIIDIGPEAGKHGGEVVFAGTPEDLIKNKKSYTAKYIKEKLEN is encoded by the coding sequence ATGGCTAATATTACAGAAATAGACATAAAAAAACAGATCTACGTTAAGAATGCACATCTTAACAATCTGAAACATATAGATGTCCTGATCCCCAAAAACAAGTTGATTGTCATTACGGGAGTTTCAGGAAGCGGTAAATCTTCATTAGCCTTCGATACTATTTATGCTGAGGGACAGAGAAGATATGTTGAAAGCTTAAGTTCCTATGCCCGTCAGTTTTTAGGAAAACTTGAAAAACCTAAAGTTGATGACATTAAAGGATTGGCTCCCTCCATCGCTATTCAGCAGAAAGTAATTTCTTCCAATCCGCGTTCTACCGTAGGAACATCTACGGAGATTTACGATTACATGAAGCTATTATTTGCAAGAATTGGAAAAACATTTTCTCCTGTTTCCGGTGAAGAAGTGAAAAAAGACTCAGTTTCTGATGTGGTTGATTTTATCAAGGCTTCCAAAAAAGACACTTCCTTTTTATTAACGGCTCCTTTGGAATATGATGCAGATAATTTTAAAGAGACACTTAATATTTTAAAACTTGCAGGTTTCACAAGACTTGAGATCAATGGAAATCTTGCCGGCATTGAAGATCTTGAAAGCTTTGCATTTACTCCTGAAAAAGGAATGACCATCAATCTTGTCATTGACCGTTTTGCCTATGAAGAAGATGAGAGTTTTTTACAGCGATTGGCAGACTCTATTCAAATGGCATTTTACGAAGGTCGTGGCCATTGTTCTTTAAAAAATACAGATACTGAAAAAGTAAAGGAATTCTCCAATAAGTTTGAACTGGACGGAATGGAATTCCTTGAACCCAATGTTCATTTTTTCAGCTTCAATAACCCTTACGGAGCATGTCCGGCTTGTGAGGGATACGGAAAGGTAATTGGAATTGATGAAGACCTTGTTGTTCCAAACAAAACTTTATCCGTCTACGAAGATGCCGTAGTCAGCTGGAGAGGCGAAACCATGAGCGAATGGAAAAAAGACTTTATAAAAAAGGCAGGCGACTTCCCTATCCATAAACCTTATCACCAGTTAACAAAGGAACAAAAGAACTTCCTTTGGAAAGGTGACGGAAAAAGCAATTTCCCGTGCATTAACAATTTCTTCAAGATGCTTGAAGAAAATCTTTATAAAATTCAGTACCGAGTTATGCTTTCACGCTACAGAGGAAAAACCCTTTGTCCTACCTGTGAAGGATTAAGGCTTCGTGAAGAAACCAGCTGGGTGAAAGTAGATGGCCATAACATTCAATCGATGATTGAACTTCCGTTGGATGAACTGGCACCACTAATCAATACTCTTCAGCTTTCGGATCATGATAAAGAAGTTGCCAAAAGACTTTTATACGAAATCACAACCCGTCTCGAATTCTTATTGAAAGTTGGGTTAGGTTATCTGACCTTAAACAGAACCTCCAATACTCTTTCAGGAGGAGAAAGCCAAAGAATTAATCTGGCAACAAGCTTAGGAAGTTCGTTGGTAGGTTCCATATATATTTTGGATGAACCGTCCATTGGTTTACATTCCAAGGATACGGAAAACCTTATTGGAGTTCTAAAAAATCTTCGTGACCTGGGAAATACCGTGATCGTAGTAGAACATGATGAAGATGTAATGCGTGCTGCCGATTATATTATTGATATTGGCCCTGAAGCAGGTTATCTGGGGGGTGAGCTTGTATTTGCCGGTGACTATAAGGATCTGAAAAAAGCCCATACACTTACCTCTGACTATCTTACAGGACGACTGGAAATAGAAGTTCCAAAGAAACGAAGAAAAGGAAAGGAATGGATTTATATCAAAGGGGCTCGTCAGAATAACCTTAAAAATATAGATGTAGACGTTCCTTTGGAAAGTTTGGTCGTAATTTCAGGAGTTTCCGGAAGTGGAAAATCTACCCTGATGAGGGAAATCCTAACAAACGATATCCAGATCCAACTGGGAATGGGTGGTAAGAAAGGAGATTATGATTCTGTAGAATTCCCCAAAAAATTAATCAAGAATATTGAACTGATTGATCAAAACCCGATTGGGAAATCATCCCGTTCAAACCCCGTTACTTATCTTAAGGCTTATGACGATATCAGAGATCTTTTTGCCAAGCAGAAAATCTCAAAAATGATGGGCTATAAACCGAAGCATTTCTCTTTCAATGTAGACGGCGGAAGATGTGATGAATGTAAGGGAGAAGGAGTGATTAATGTTTCCATGCAGTTTATGGCTGATATTGAGCTGGAGTGTGAAGTTTGTAAAGGAACACGATTCAAAAATGAAATCCTTGAGGTAAAATTTGACGAAAAAAGCATTTCCGATATTCTTCATATGACCGTTGATGAAGCATTGGAATTCTTTAAGGATAATAATGAAGAGAAAATAGTTACCAAATTAAGACCTTTACAGGAAGTTGGTTTAGGATATTTACAGTTGGGACAAAGCTCTTCTACCCTTTCCGGTGGTGAGGCACAGCGTGTAAAGCTAGCTTCATTCCTTGTAAAAGGAGTAACTACGGATAAAACTTTATTTATCTTTGATGAGCCTTCCACAGGACTTCATTTCCATGATATTCAGAAGCTTTTGAAATCACTGCAGGCATTGATTGACCTTGGGCATTCAGTAATTGTTATTGAACATCAACCGGATATCATCAAATGCGCCGACTATATCATCGATATTGGTCCGGAAGCAGGAAAACATGGTGGTGAAGTAGTATTTGCCGGAACCCCTGAGGATCTGATAAAAAATAAAAAATCCTATACTGCAAAATACATCAAGGAAAAACTTGAGAATTAA
- a CDS encoding TonB-dependent receptor plug domain-containing protein produces the protein MIKKIGSAFFLGSLLWVNAQEKTTDIENIEFQGKFISTPYKSANQNITVITKEDIANSPSKSIDEILQQVPGMDIRRRGANGVQSDIGFRGSSFEQVLLLLNGIRMNDSQTGHNSMNIPVDLEDVEKIEIIKGPAARRFGQNAYAGVINVITKTTPGKRVKISAEGGDNASYGLGFNAQLGNEKFSNSLQANSSASQGYIYNTDYEIRNVFYQGKLNIKNGDLRLQAGFSEKKFGANGFYASKKARDQYEEMQASIVSVAHQQTFGKLKLNSNVYWRRGQDMYLYTRQNPNGYRNMHIGNNVGGEVNSSYQWGLGTTGVGIELRKELLVSSNLGNPNRFVSQVFFEHHFSLLDKKLNISPGISWANYSKEGNFFYPGLDVGYNFTPNSKIYGNIAKVHRIPTFTELYYISPTEQGNPNLQPENAISSEVGYQYQNKKILAKVSGFLRDSKNSIDWVKKDINDGVWAAGNVGDIKIKGIEAELNHRVTDWLKYTVGYTYIDSKYNEPNEFVSRYILDNLKHQFIAKLETKFLKSFTNELAYRYNERVNLGTYNLLDEKLSFTQKDYSVYVLINNVTNTKYTEAFGVEMPQRWFHIGFSYTINIK, from the coding sequence ATGATCAAAAAGATAGGAAGTGCTTTTTTTCTTGGATCTTTACTTTGGGTAAATGCACAGGAAAAGACAACGGATATAGAAAACATTGAATTTCAGGGTAAATTTATTTCTACACCTTACAAAAGCGCCAACCAGAATATTACTGTAATTACAAAGGAAGATATTGCTAATTCTCCCTCTAAAAGTATTGATGAAATTCTTCAGCAGGTTCCGGGAATGGATATCCGAAGAAGAGGAGCGAATGGAGTACAGAGTGATATTGGCTTCCGTGGAAGTTCCTTTGAACAGGTATTATTGCTATTGAACGGAATCAGGATGAATGATTCCCAGACAGGTCATAATTCCATGAACATCCCTGTAGATCTTGAGGATGTAGAAAAAATAGAGATCATAAAAGGTCCTGCAGCCCGACGTTTTGGCCAAAATGCCTATGCGGGTGTTATCAATGTGATTACAAAGACAACTCCGGGAAAACGTGTTAAAATAAGTGCAGAGGGAGGAGATAATGCTTCCTATGGCTTAGGCTTCAATGCACAGCTGGGAAATGAAAAATTCTCAAATTCACTTCAGGCAAATTCTTCGGCTTCACAAGGATATATCTACAATACTGATTATGAAATCAGGAATGTGTTTTATCAGGGAAAATTGAATATTAAAAATGGTGATCTAAGGCTTCAGGCTGGTTTTTCAGAGAAAAAGTTTGGTGCTAATGGATTTTATGCTTCAAAGAAAGCAAGAGATCAGTATGAGGAAATGCAGGCTTCCATTGTAAGTGTGGCTCATCAGCAGACTTTTGGAAAATTAAAGCTTAATTCTAATGTATACTGGAGAAGAGGGCAGGACATGTACCTTTATACCAGGCAAAACCCTAATGGATATAGAAATATGCACATTGGAAACAATGTAGGCGGAGAAGTGAATTCCAGCTATCAATGGGGATTGGGAACAACCGGAGTAGGGATCGAATTAAGAAAAGAACTTTTGGTAAGCAGTAATCTTGGAAATCCCAATCGTTTCGTATCACAGGTATTCTTTGAACACCACTTTTCTTTATTGGATAAAAAACTGAATATAAGCCCTGGAATCTCATGGGCGAATTACTCCAAGGAAGGGAACTTTTTCTATCCGGGATTGGATGTAGGGTATAACTTTACTCCTAACAGTAAAATCTACGGAAATATAGCGAAAGTACACCGTATTCCGACTTTCACAGAACTTTATTATATAAGCCCAACTGAGCAAGGAAATCCAAATTTACAGCCTGAAAATGCTATTTCATCCGAAGTTGGATATCAGTATCAGAACAAAAAGATTTTAGCAAAAGTGAGTGGTTTTTTAAGAGACTCGAAGAATTCTATCGATTGGGTTAAAAAAGACATTAATGATGGTGTTTGGGCCGCAGGGAATGTAGGAGATATTAAGATTAAAGGAATAGAAGCCGAGCTTAATCATAGGGTAACAGACTGGTTAAAATACACAGTTGGATATACTTATATTGACAGTAAGTATAATGAACCTAATGAGTTTGTTTCGAGATATATTCTGGATAATCTGAAACATCAGTTTATTGCTAAACTAGAGACAAAGTTTCTTAAAAGCTTTACCAATGAGCTGGCCTATAGATACAATGAAAGGGTAAATCTAGGGACTTATAATCTTTTGGATGAGAAATTGAGCTTTACCCAAAAGGACTATTCTGTGTATGTTTTAATTAACAATGTGACCAATACAAAATATACGGAAGCTTTTGGAGTGGAAATGCCTCAAAGATGGTTCCATATTGGTTTTTCATACACAATTAACATTAAGTAG
- a CDS encoding DUF2490 domain-containing protein, protein MKRFLGLSLLLSLSFFKAQEHISSFNAVTLTYKFHPKFFLYAEGQLRGNEDYTYPDYYEIKGGLGYNLTKNHKPFIGLGRYVNYKDHSLSREEFRVWLQDVIDFKKGIVKFENRFRAEKSWFYEPQIDKTSQRMRYRYRLNVSVPLNASTIKKGTVFANAYDEIFFVTPMKPTFARNRVYGGFGYQIDDYFGILTGYLWQREFEAKGNKNLHFIYLALNINIDGTDHHVKTYDFPGAD, encoded by the coding sequence ATGAAACGTTTTTTAGGTTTAAGCTTACTTCTTAGTTTATCATTCTTCAAAGCACAGGAACACATTTCCAGCTTCAATGCAGTGACTTTAACCTACAAGTTTCATCCAAAGTTTTTCCTTTATGCTGAAGGGCAGCTGCGTGGTAACGAAGATTACACCTATCCGGATTATTATGAAATAAAAGGAGGGCTGGGATATAATCTTACGAAGAACCATAAACCTTTCATAGGACTGGGAAGATATGTTAACTATAAAGATCATAGCTTAAGCAGAGAAGAATTCAGGGTATGGCTTCAGGATGTTATTGATTTCAAAAAAGGCATCGTGAAGTTTGAAAACCGTTTCCGTGCTGAAAAAAGCTGGTTTTATGAGCCTCAGATTGATAAGACTTCTCAGAGAATGCGCTACCGTTACCGTTTGAACGTAAGTGTTCCGCTAAATGCTTCAACAATAAAAAAAGGGACTGTCTTTGCCAATGCCTACGATGAGATCTTCTTTGTAACCCCGATGAAGCCTACTTTTGCCAGAAACAGAGTATATGGCGGTTTCGGCTATCAGATCGATGATTACTTTGGAATTTTGACAGGATATTTATGGCAGCGTGAGTTTGAAGCCAAGGGAAACAAGAACCTGCACTTTATTTATCTTGCTCTGAACATCAATATTGATGGTACAGATCATCACGTGAAGACGTATGATTTCCCTGGTGCGGATTAA
- a CDS encoding phosphohydrolase, with product MTKEELLNRAIKIADKAHKGQTDKYHAPYIAHVMRVMEYGKTIDEKIVGVLHDVVEDHPLEFSLDYLRTEGFPEYIIFAVSCLTKFDPEEDYDEFVKRTERSPLAVAVKLNDLRDNMDLRRVNRELTPKDIKRFNKYLKAYRYLIEKY from the coding sequence ATGACAAAAGAAGAATTACTAAATAGAGCTATAAAAATCGCCGATAAGGCTCATAAAGGACAAACCGATAAATACCATGCCCCTTACATTGCCCACGTAATGCGTGTAATGGAATATGGTAAAACAATAGATGAAAAAATTGTAGGTGTGTTGCATGATGTTGTAGAAGATCATCCACTGGAATTCAGTCTTGATTATCTAAGAACCGAGGGGTTTCCGGAATACATCATTTTCGCAGTAAGCTGCCTTACCAAGTTTGATCCTGAGGAGGATTATGATGAGTTTGTTAAAAGAACGGAGAGGTCTCCACTGGCCGTTGCTGTAAAGCTTAATGATCTCCGTGATAATATGGACCTTAGAAGAGTAAACCGAGAGCTTACTCCTAAGGACATTAAAAGGTTTAATAAATATCTTAAAGCTTATCGCTATCTCATAGAAAAATATTAA
- a CDS encoding YegP family protein gives MGKFIISKRTNGEFQFNLKAGNGQVILTSQGYSTKPSCENGISSVKTNSQEDSKFERNTAKDGRCYFNLKAGNGQIIGTSQMYESDNGMENGIESVKNNAPNASVEDETNS, from the coding sequence ATGGGAAAATTCATTATTTCAAAAAGAACCAATGGAGAATTTCAGTTCAACCTTAAAGCAGGAAACGGTCAGGTCATTCTAACAAGTCAGGGATATAGCACAAAGCCATCATGTGAAAACGGCATCAGCTCTGTAAAAACCAATTCGCAGGAAGATTCTAAATTTGAAAGAAATACTGCTAAAGACGGCAGATGTTATTTTAATCTTAAAGCAGGAAACGGTCAGATTATAGGAACCAGCCAGATGTATGAATCTGATAATGGAATGGAAAATGGCATAGAATCTGTGAAAAACAATGCTCCGAATGCTTCTGTAGAGGATGAAACAAATTCCTAA
- a CDS encoding acyl-CoA dehydrogenase family protein, producing the protein MATLKGGEFLIKQIPANEIFSIEELNEEQKMLRDSAKEFIDREVVPQRERFEKKDYAFTEETMRKLGDMGMLGIAVPEEYGGLGMGFVTTMLACDYISGTTGSLATAYGAHTGIGTLPIVLYGTEEQKKKYLPDLATGTKFGAYCLTEPDAGSDANSGKTRAKLSEDGKHYIINGQKMWISNAGFADTFTLFAKIDDDKNITGFVINRSELENPESLTFGEEEHKLGIRASSTRQVFFNDMKIPVENLLGERNNGFKIALNALNVGRIKLAAACLDAQRRILNHSIQYSNERKQFNVSISTFGAIRKKIAEMATGVFVSEAGSYRAAKDVQDKIDELVAGGLSHQEAELKGVEEFAVECSILKVFVSDLAQHTADEGIQVYGGMGFSEDTPMEAAWRDSRISRIYEGTNEINRLLAVGMLIKRAMKGELDLLSPAMAISKELMGIPSFEVPDYSEFMSEEKAIIANLKKVFLMVSGAALQKYMMDIEKQQHLLLNASEILNQIYMAESAVLRAEKHFSPDSVEAAMAQLNLYKAVEKITVAAKEGIISFAEGDEQRMMLSGLRRFTKYTNNPNVVALTEKVAAHYIEKGNY; encoded by the coding sequence ATGGCTACACTAAAAGGAGGTGAATTCCTAATCAAACAAATTCCTGCAAACGAAATTTTCAGTATTGAAGAATTAAATGAGGAGCAAAAGATGCTTCGCGATTCTGCAAAAGAATTTATAGATAGAGAGGTTGTTCCTCAAAGAGAGCGTTTTGAAAAGAAAGACTATGCCTTCACTGAAGAAACAATGCGTAAGCTTGGTGACATGGGAATGCTGGGAATTGCTGTACCAGAGGAGTACGGAGGTCTTGGAATGGGCTTTGTGACTACAATGCTTGCTTGTGACTATATTTCAGGAACTACAGGTTCATTGGCTACCGCTTATGGAGCACACACCGGAATCGGTACCCTACCTATCGTTCTTTACGGAACTGAGGAACAAAAGAAAAAATACCTTCCGGACTTGGCAACAGGTACAAAATTCGGAGCTTACTGCTTAACTGAGCCTGATGCAGGTTCTGATGCAAACTCTGGAAAAACAAGAGCAAAACTTTCCGAAGACGGAAAACACTATATCATCAATGGTCAGAAAATGTGGATCTCCAATGCAGGATTTGCTGATACATTCACGTTATTCGCTAAAATTGATGATGATAAAAACATCACAGGTTTTGTAATTAACCGTTCTGAACTTGAGAATCCTGAAAGCTTAACTTTCGGAGAGGAAGAGCACAAACTAGGAATCCGTGCTTCATCTACTCGTCAGGTTTTCTTCAATGATATGAAGATCCCTGTAGAAAATCTTTTAGGAGAAAGAAACAATGGTTTCAAAATCGCTCTAAATGCATTGAACGTAGGTCGTATCAAATTAGCAGCTGCTTGTTTGGATGCACAAAGAAGAATCCTAAACCACTCTATTCAGTACTCTAACGAGAGAAAGCAGTTTAATGTTTCTATCTCTACTTTCGGAGCAATCAGAAAGAAAATTGCTGAAATGGCAACCGGAGTTTTCGTAAGTGAGGCTGGTTCTTACAGAGCTGCCAAAGATGTTCAGGATAAAATAGATGAATTGGTAGCAGGTGGATTAAGCCATCAGGAAGCAGAATTAAAAGGGGTTGAAGAATTCGCTGTAGAATGTTCAATCCTTAAAGTATTCGTTTCTGATCTTGCACAACACACTGCAGATGAAGGAATTCAGGTATACGGAGGAATGGGATTCTCTGAAGATACTCCAATGGAAGCTGCATGGAGAGATTCAAGAATTTCAAGAATCTACGAAGGAACAAACGAAATCAACAGATTATTAGCTGTAGGAATGCTTATTAAGAGAGCAATGAAAGGAGAATTAGATCTTTTATCTCCTGCAATGGCTATCAGCAAAGAATTAATGGGTATTCCATCATTTGAAGTTCCTGATTATTCAGAATTCATGAGTGAGGAAAAAGCAATTATTGCTAACCTTAAAAAAGTATTCTTAATGGTATCTGGTGCTGCTCTTCAAAAATACATGATGGATATTGAAAAGCAACAACATTTATTATTGAATGCTTCTGAGATCCTTAACCAAATCTATATGGCAGAATCTGCAGTATTAAGAGCTGAAAAACACTTCTCTCCTGATTCTGTAGAAGCGGCAATGGCTCAATTGAACCTTTACAAAGCTGTTGAGAAAATTACAGTGGCAGCTAAGGAAGGAATTATTTCTTTCGCTGAAGGAGATGAGCAAAGAATGATGCTTTCAGGATTAAGAAGATTCACAAAATATACCAATAATCCAAATGTAGTGGCATTAACTGAAAAGGTAGCTGCTCATTATATTGAAAAAGGAAATTATTAG
- a CDS encoding thiolase family protein, whose translation MKTAYIVKGFRTAVGKAPKGSLRFTRPDVMAATVIEKLMAELPQLDKNRIDDLIVGNAMPEAEQGLNVARLISLMGLNTDKVPGVTVNRYCASGSEAIAIASAKIQAGMADCIIAGGTESMSYIPMGGYKPVPETDIAKTNPDYYWGMGYTAEEVAKQYNITREEQDQFAFESHMKALKANQEGKFTNQIVPIPVEYNFLDENQKMQTKKFDFSIDEGPRKDTSFEGLSKLRPVFANGGSVTAGNSSQMSDGAAFVMVMSEEMVKELGLEPEARLVAYAAAGLEPRIMGMGPIYAIPKALKQAGLELKDIDLIELNEAFASQSVAIKKELGLNPDILNVNGGAIALGHPLGCTGTKLTVQLLDEMRRRGNKYGMVSMCVGTGQGAASIFELL comes from the coding sequence ATGAAAACAGCATATATAGTAAAGGGTTTCAGAACTGCCGTTGGAAAAGCTCCAAAAGGAAGTCTAAGATTTACAAGACCCGATGTAATGGCAGCTACAGTTATTGAAAAATTAATGGCTGAGCTTCCACAATTAGATAAAAACAGAATAGATGACCTTATCGTAGGAAATGCAATGCCAGAGGCTGAGCAAGGACTGAACGTGGCTCGTCTGATCTCTCTAATGGGGTTAAATACAGATAAAGTTCCGGGAGTAACTGTCAACAGATACTGTGCTTCAGGAAGTGAGGCAATCGCTATTGCTTCTGCAAAAATTCAGGCTGGTATGGCAGATTGTATCATCGCTGGAGGAACAGAATCTATGTCTTACATCCCTATGGGAGGTTACAAGCCTGTTCCTGAAACGGATATTGCAAAAACAAACCCTGATTACTATTGGGGAATGGGTTACACTGCTGAAGAGGTAGCAAAACAATACAATATTACAAGAGAAGAACAGGATCAGTTTGCTTTTGAATCTCATATGAAAGCTTTAAAAGCGAATCAGGAGGGGAAATTCACAAACCAAATTGTTCCAATTCCTGTAGAATATAACTTTCTGGATGAAAACCAGAAAATGCAGACTAAAAAGTTTGACTTCTCTATAGATGAAGGTCCAAGAAAAGATACTTCTTTTGAAGGATTATCAAAACTAAGACCCGTATTTGCCAACGGAGGAAGCGTAACTGCCGGAAACTCTTCTCAAATGAGTGACGGAGCGGCTTTCGTAATGGTAATGAGTGAAGAAATGGTAAAAGAACTAGGACTTGAGCCTGAAGCTAGATTAGTAGCTTATGCCGCAGCCGGACTTGAACCAAGAATCATGGGAATGGGGCCAATTTATGCTATTCCAAAGGCTTTAAAACAAGCAGGTTTAGAATTAAAAGACATCGATTTGATTGAACTTAATGAGGCTTTCGCTTCTCAGTCGGTTGCCATTAAGAAAGAATTAGGCTTAAACCCTGATATCTTAAACGTAAACGGAGGAGCAATTGCTCTTGGTCACCCACTGGGATGTACCGGAACCAAACTAACTGTTCAACTTCTAGACGAGATGAGAAGAAGAGGCAACAAATACGGAATGGTTTCCATGTGTGTGGGAACAGGACAAGGAGCTGCTTCTATTTTTGAACTACTATAA
- a CDS encoding four helix bundle protein → MKLCKIFYLASSNFPKDEMFGLTSQSRRSLYSIPSNIAEGAGRDTNAQFSHFLNIALGSSFEFETQILIANDLGFFKGDDFNSIYSEIKHIQNMLSKLKQKFST, encoded by the coding sequence ATGAAGCTTTGTAAAATATTTTATTTGGCTTCAAGCAATTTTCCAAAAGATGAAATGTTCGGACTGACATCACAATCAAGACGAAGTTTATATTCAATTCCTTCTAATATCGCTGAGGGTGCAGGCAGAGATACAAATGCTCAATTTTCACATTTCTTAAATATAGCACTAGGCTCTTCATTTGAATTTGAAACCCAGATATTGATTGCAAATGATTTAGGTTTCTTTAAAGGTGATGATTTTAATAGTATTTATTCAGAAATTAAGCATATACAAAATATGTTGTCAAAGTTGAAGCAGAAATTTAGTACTTAA